In a single window of the Bactrocera dorsalis isolate Fly_Bdor chromosome 2, ASM2337382v1, whole genome shotgun sequence genome:
- the LOC105231136 gene encoding ubiquitin-conjugating enzyme E2 G1 isoform X5, with product MKFVTEIWHPNIEKNGDVCISILHEPGDDKWGYEKASERWLPVHTVETILISVISMLADPNDESPANVDAAKEWRESYPDFKRKVARCVRKSQEECS from the coding sequence ATGAAGTTCGTGACAGAAATTTGGCATCCTAACATTGAAAAGAACGGAGatgtatgtatttctatttTACACGAGCCTGGCGATGATAAATGGGGTTACGAAAAGGCATCGGAGCGTTGGTTACCAGTACACACCGTTGAAACGATATTGATATCTGTGATATCAATGCTGGCTGATCCAAACGATGAATCTCCAGCTAATGTTGATGCTGCTAAGGAGTGGAGAGAGTCGTATCCGGATTTTAAAAGAAAAGTAGCTAGATGCGTAAGGAAAAGCCAAGAGGAATGTTCATAG